AAATATCGTTTAATCCTCTTTGTATCGAGGCAGGTCCGAAGGTCCATACGTTGCCACCTGATCTAAAAGACAAGGTTTTGACCTATGTCGGTTCGCACTTGAGTGAAGCTGGTATCTTTGTAGCCCAGGTTGGTGAAGAACTGAAGCGATCCTGGCATGCTGTAGAACGTTCACTCTTGGCAGCTGCTGGTATCAATGACCAGAAGAGTATAACACTCTATTCCAGTTGTTGTATTCCATGTGGTGATGGCGCCATTCTTGTTGATGGTGATGAATGTGGTAAAGCGATTTCTGGTTGTTTTTGCGGCAGTATTTGCTGCTGCTTCGCTTGTAACTATATGTGTTGATATTGTAGGCCAATTGATGAAGTTCCTCAGAATCGTTTGCACTCTTTTAAGAGCGCAAACGATTCCTGGGGAAGTCCAAATAATAGCTTCATTTCAGTATTGTGTTACCATCCGGTACCTAAATTTTGGCGAAAATCGTGTCATAATAAATAGGATTATATGCAGCGTGTTAGCATTCAGGTGGAGCGGTTTTTCGGGGTACTCAACACGCGGCATATGATCTATTGGACTGAACCGCAGGGGCGTTTTCGACTATGGGGATTGAATGACCGCAGGGTGAAAACAGCGTTCTGTTTTTTCTGTGATTGCGGACGTTTTTTCCCGACGAACTCGTTCGCTCGTGTTTCGTGACAAGTAGCCAGGACAGGTTGTAGTTGCGAGGACGGTTGTGCGGGGACTCCCGGAGGCGGTGCCCGCTACCGGCGCAGACCTCGACCGAAACACTCCGCGAAAAGAGATCGAAACAACGAACAGATTCTCTTCCTGAGAGTTCATGATGTGTCACAGACCTCCCAGAGTTCGGAAGCCGGCAGCGAGGCACGTACCGCAATGGGAGCAGGAAGTCGCTCCCAGCGGGAGGGCAGTTCCTGCGACCTGTGGAGCGCGGCCTGGCCACAGGATGGACAGATTGCAGGCAACTCCCCCGCCACCGGGGAATCTTCAAGGGAATGTTTTTCGGTCGGAGACGCCGCTCCTTCCAGCAGTTCGCGGCACAGCGCGGTCTTTTCTGTCCGGAAGCGGTTGGCCAGAAAACCGTAATGCCGAATCCGCATCAGTCCGTCCGGAAGCACGTGCTGCAGGAACCGGCGGAGAAACTCTGTGGCGGCGAGCGTCATGGTCCGCTTCCGACTGCCTTGGGCATAGTCTTTATAGCGAAACGTGACCTGGCCGTCTGCGACGTTCAACAGCCGGCTGTTCGAGATCGCCACGCGGTGCGTGTAACGTGCCAGGTATTTGAGTACCGACTCGGGGCCGCCGAACGGCGGCCGGGCATACACGACCCATTCGGTCTGCACGGACCGGTTGAGAAGACGCTTGAAGTCCGCAGAATCGGCGGCGGAAGCCAGCCGCCCGGGGAATTCCAGTTTCCCCGCAGCAAATGCCTGCTTGAGCAGATCCAGAAACTTGCCGCGAAACAGCCGACTGAGTACGCGCACGGGCAGGAAGAAATCGGCCCGTCCCGCGACCCAGCGTGTGCGGTCGGGCGCCAGTCCGCCGGAAGGGACCACGCAATGCAGATGGGGATGCGGCATCAGGGTTTGTCCCCAGGTATGCAACACGGCCAGGAACCCGATCTCCGCCCCCAGGTGCCTGGGATCGGCGGCGACTTCCAGTAACGTCTGGCTGGCCGCGCGGAACAGCATCCCGTACATCAGCCGCGGGTTGGCAAGCGTCAGGTCCACCAGCAGGTTCGGCAGCGTGAACACCACGTGGAAGTAGGGCACGGGCAGTAGTTCGGTTGCCCTCCGCTGCATCCACTGTGCACAGGCAGAACCCTGGCACTTGGGGCAGTGGCGATTCCGGCAGGAATTGTAACTGATCTGTCGATGGTCGCAGGAGCGGCACGTTTCCACATGCCCGCCCAGAACCGCAGTCCGGCAGTTCTGCAGCGCCCGCATGACGCGGCGCTGGGCGACGGACGTGGTGTATCGCTTCAGATACTCCATTCCGTACTGCCGCACGACGTCAGCGAGTTCCCACCGGGGACGCGTCATGAGTCCTCCTGTAGCGTGTCTGTCTGGTCCTGCTCGTGGAGCAGTTCCAGTGGACTGCGGGTGCGGCCGATCAGGTGCGTGGAAACGTGCGTGTAGATCGCGGTGGTCCGCAGGCTGGCATGGCCCAGAAGTTCCTGGATGACCCGCAGTTCCGTGCCGGCTTCCAGCAGATGCGTGGCGAAACTATGGCGGAGTATGTGTGGCGTGACGGCTTTGTCCAGGCCGGCTTCACTGCGTGCGTCCCGGCAGACCCGTTGTACCGTTCCCACAGTGATCGGTTTGATCCGTGAAGGACCGAGAAACAGCCAGTCGACCGGACGGGCGGCCCACCAGTAGTACCGCAGCATTTGCAGTAACAGAGGTGAGAGCAGCGTATAACGATCTTTTTTTCCCTTCCCCTGCACGATGCGGATCACCATCCGCTGGCTGTCGATGTCACAGATCCGTAAACGCACTGCCTCGGAAATCCGCAATCCTGACGCATAGGCCGTCATCAGGATGGTGCGGTGCTTGAAGGAGTGCACCGCCTGAAAGAAACGGCGCACCTCGTCAAAACTCAGCACCTCCGGTAAATGCCGCTCGGGCCGGGGGCAGCGAATGTCGTGCACGATCTCTCCGCGATGGAGCGTGTTCCGATACAGGAACCGCAGCGAGGCCAGCACCTGCTTGTAGGTTCCCCAGGCGACTTGCCGGTCCTGGACCAGGTACAGCAGGTAAGTTCGGATGGCCTCCGGTCCCAGGGCTTCCGGGCTTTTACCGAAGTGCCGGGCAAAACGGGACACGTTGTCGACATAAAGAATGATCGTTTTCGGGGACAGGTTCCGTAGTTCCATATCCTCGATCATGCGCTGCCGGAGTGGAGTCATCACTGGACCTTTCGTGAAACAGAGATTTCAGAGACCGGGAAGGTACTGAAACTATGCCTCACAAAAGGCGGAAGCGCAAATCGGAATATTCGGAACAGGCCGTACAGACGGACCGGGGTGCCTACCTGTACTTTGCAGTCCGGGGGTACGAGCCCTCAGCGGAGCGATCAATCACGGCTGCCGGTCCCAAGCCTACCGCGAAGCGGTTTAGTTCAATAGATAGGGGAAGGATTAGCTATCGTCGATCGTAGTCAATTCCATTTTCAAATTTATCATCAGTAAAAACGCCCCGCATTACACGGGAATGCGGGGCGTTTTGCATATCCACTATCAGAAAGGAGCATTTCTTGGAAATTATTGTTTTAACGTTCGTCTCTGTCGCGCTATTGCTGGCTGTCATCGCTTTTATCAAGGAGCGAAGTCTGCGGCTGGCGCTACAGGGTATTCTCAGACACCTGATTCATCGCTGGAGGGCAAATGGAAAAACAGACGCTTCGACTCACACTGACGCTGATTCTACTGACCGGAGTCAGCTGTAGTTCCGACGAAAACAGTCGTGTGGCCGAACTGGCCACGCAACAACTGGAACGTCAGTCGAATCAAAACCGTCGGATGGTCGAACTGCAACAGGAAGTCGCCTCGGGTTCACGCGAGCTGGTGGAAGCTGATGCCAGAGCCCGGCAGGAAATGGTCGTTCTGCAGCGCGAAATCCAAGCAGGGCAAAATGAAATCGGCCACCAGCGCGATCAGCTGGAAGCAGAACGTCGTGAAATCGCTGACAGCCGAAATCGAGATCCGATTATTGCGGCTGCGATCACCAGAGTGGCCTTTGTGGTGGCCAGTCTGCTTCCCCTGCTGATCTGCTGGCTGTTGCTGCAGCAGAAGGTAGAACCTGTGAGCAAGAATGAGATCGCAGAATTACTGCTGGACGATTTGGTCTCATCTGACCCACGGCTGATGCCACCTGCGAAAACAGATCCTGACAAACTCCGGTTAACGGATTTACTACAATCTCCTGATAACTCATCTACAGAAAGGGAAAACTGAAATGTCACATATTGTTACCATCCAAACGGAAGTTCGCGATGCCGAGGCACTGGGCCTGGCCTGTCGCCGCCTCGATTTAGGAGAACCCGTTCACGAAAGCGTTCCCCTGTTTAGCGGAGAAGCGACCGGTTACTGTGTCCGTCTACCGGACTGGCGGTATCCTGTTGTGTTCGACGTCGATCAAGGCCAGGTTCGCTACGACAACTTTGAGGGCCGCTGGGGCGAACCGGGTCAGCTCAACAGACTACTGCAATTTTACGGCGTAGAAAAATGCCGCCTGGAAGCGCGCCGTAAGGGACATTCCGTCCTGGAGAACCAGCTCAGCGACGGTTCCATCAAACTTACCATTCAGCTCGGAGAGGGTCATGCAAACAATTGAAATCATCATTTCAACCGATGGTCAGTCCCGGATCGAAACCCGCGGCTTTACCGGTTCCCGGTGCAAGGACGCTAGCCGGTTTCTGGAAACGGCGCTGGGGAAAGTCTCCTCGGAAAAACTGACCGCCGAATATCATCAAACCGTCCAACATCAACCCAACCATCTGACACAGGAGAATTAGCTTTCGCAAATCAACACATTCAGGTCTTACCGGACCCGATTCCCGAAGATTCGCCACTGGTGCGTGTGCTGGTGGTTGTTGAAGGGACGCATGACATCAAGTTCCTGAGACGGATCTCCACTCTTCTGCACACCGATGATCCTACACTGCCTGATCTGGCCAGCATGGAACGCAACAGGGAACTCATTTTTCTGCCGATCAGCGGTCATCCTCAGGCCTGGATCAGGAGACTGGCTCCTCTCAACCTGCCAGAGTTTCATCTGTATGATCGCGAGCAGTCACCGGTCACAGAACAGCGTCAGCAAACAGTCGACACGATCAATCAACGCTATCGCTGCCGCGCCATGTTGACCAAAAAGCGAAGTCTGGAGAACTATCTGCACCCCAGTGCCATTCTGGCCGTTGCCAGTGTGGAACTGAATTATGGCGATCATGACTGTGTGGCAACCGTTGCGGCGCAACAGATATTCGAAAGCAGTCATGGCAACCCCAACTGGAAACAGATCACCAAGCGTGCCCGGGTGCGACTGACAAATCGCGTTAAGCACTGGCTCAACACCAGCGCCGTCGAACAGATGACGGTTTCATTGCTACAGGAACGCGATCCTGAAGGAGAAGTCATCTCGTGGCTGGAGTCAATCAGCCAACTGGCTGAAACCACTTAAGCACATTTCACACTTTCTTTTTTCTTCAAACCATCAAGGAAATTTCTATGTTACTATCAGAACGTCTGGCGGAGAACGTACGCGCCTGCTTTACTGGAATCTGGATTCAGAGCCATGAACACGATGAGGCATTGTTGGAGATGGCCCGGCTCTGCCACACTGAAGACTGGCGGTTACTCTCCTGGGACATTGACCGGGGCCTGCAAGGGACGGAACTCGCTGAGGACGGCGACACATCGCTCCCCGATCCTCTGGCGGCCATTCACAGTTTAAGTAGTCAGGCCGATCCGGACCGTCCCACACTGCTGGTTCTGAAAAACTTCCATCGCTTCATCGATTCGCCTGAGATCATTCAGGCGCTGACACAACAGATCAACTTGGGGAAACAGGCACGGACATTTATTGTCGTGCTTTCCAGTCTGGTACAGATTCCGACGGAGTTGGAAAAACTGTTTGTTTGCCTGGAGCATGATCTTCCTGATCGGGATCAGCTGCTGGAAATTGCCCGCAGTATCGCCACGGAAACGGGAGAATTACCGGAGGGTCCAGAACTGGAGCGTGTCCTGGATGCCGCTTCGGGTCTGACCCGTTATGAAGCGGAAGGGGCCTTCAGTCTCTCGCTGGTACGTCATAGCCGCATTGAAGCCTCAGTCGTACTGGAGCTAAAATCTCAAACGTTATTGAAAAGCGGTATGCTATCACTGCATCAAGGATCGGAATCGTTCGATGGATTGGGAGGTTTGGAAGCACTCAAAGCCTTTTGCCGGTGTGCGCTCCGTCCCCGGCCACAGGATGCAACGGTCGTTCGTCCAAGAGGCGTCTTGCTGCTGGGAGTTCCGGGAACCGGTAAGAGTGCGTTTGCTAAAGCACTGGGAAAAGAGACCGGGCGTCCCACACTGACCCTCGACGTCGGGGCTCTGATGGGTTCGCTTTTAGGCCAAACAGAAGAGCGAACTCGAAGGGCACTCCAGATCGTCGATGCGATGCAACCGGCCATCCTGTTTATTGACGAAGTCGAAAAAGGGCTGAGTGGCTCTGCCTCTTCCGGACAGTCTGACAGTGGCGTGTCGACCCGCATGCTGGGAACACTGCTCAGCTGGCTGAACGACCACACCTCAGACGTGTTTGTGGTCTGTACCGCCAACGACATTTCCAAACTGCCGCCGGAGTTTGTACGCGCCGAACGCTTTGATGCGCTGTTCTTTCTGGATTTACCGGGAGATGACCAGAAACAGGCCATCTGGCGTCTGTACCGTGATCTGTTTGGTCTTACGTCCGATCAACGTTTGCCAGACGACCGGCACTGGACCGGTTCGGAAATCCGGGCCTGCTGTCGTCTGGCGGCTCTACTGGACGTGCCCTTAATCAAGGCTGCAGAAAACGTGGTTCCTGTGGCTGTCACAGCCGCCGAATCGGTGGCCCGTTTACGACGCTGGGCCAGCAAACGCTGTCTGTCTGCAGAACAGCCTGGCGTTTTTAGTAACGACGAACGTTCCGGTTCGCGTTCACGTGGGAATCTTTCGCACGATCCCCACAGAAATTAAACCAAACTCTATTTAAAGGAGACAATATGACTACGACTGCTATTGATGAAGTAAATACCCGCACCGATCCCATCAATCGGCTGCGATCAACGATGTGTGCCACACGCATCAGTTTTGAATGGTTTGGCACACGCAAATCCCTAACACGCGACCAGAAGACTCAGGCTGCCGAATCGTTTGGGGCGGAAGGGACTTTCCTGAGTGCCGGCAAGAAACTGCTGGATACCGGTCATCCCCGCTTCCGCGCCGTGAATGCGGTCCGGCAGCGAGTGCGATCGTACTGGACTTCGATCAGTCTGCCTTTTCCGGAACCCGGGATACGGTTACTGCGGCAGGATACCCTGACTACTTTTCAGGAACAGATGCACCAATTTACGGTAGAACTCAACGAAGCTGTTTCAAACCTGGATGAACAATATTTGTCTCTGAAGTCTGCAGCCCAGGAGCGTCTGGGAAGTCTGTACAATGACGACGATTATCCCGTGAGCATGATCGGTTTGTTCGAGGTTTCCTGGGACTTTCCCAGTGTAGAACCGCCGGATTATTTAAGGCAACTCAATCCTGAACTGTACGAGCAGGAATGTCAGAGGGTGAAGTCGCGGTTCGAAGAAGCGGTTAGGCTGGCGGAAGACGCCTTTCTGGGTGAACTGTCACAGTTGGTGTCGCATCTGACTGACCGTCTCAGTGGTCAAGCCGACGGCCGGCCCAAAGTCTTTCGTGATTCCGCCATAGGTAACCTGCACGAGTTCTTTGAACGCTTCCGCTCTCTGAATGTGCGATCGAATGAGCAGCTGGATACTCTGGTAGCCCAGTGTCAGGGAATCGTACAAGGCATCCAGCCTCAGGAATTGCGAAAACGCGGTGAACTCCGTCAGCAGGTGGCTTCAGAGTTGTCTGGAGTCCAGGCAGCCCTGGATGGTCTGTTGATTGATCGACCGCGGCGACAAATTATCCGAACCCCCAAATGAGGTGATCCACATGAAACTTTTAATCTCACCACAGGGGACGGTGCACTGCGTTTACTCCGAGGAAATTGATCTGGCAACCTTCGGTCGACTGGCCATCTCACGTGGCTCATATGTCGAACCGAATGCAGACGGTCAATGGAATGTGGATCTGTCTCCCGTGGACGGGCCACAGTTGGGACCTTTCGCGCACCGAAGTGCAGCCCTGAAATCAGAAACGGACTGGTTGGAGCAGCATTGGTTGCCGACAGACATCAGTCCCTGAGAATTGACGACATAATTTTGACTACTGGTTTGCCCCGGTCTCGCAAGTTTGTTGCCTGCAGGACCGGGGCTTTTATATTTGAACGCTTACATTTTCAAGGAGACGACTGATGAAACAAGTAGATTTAAATCGGGCCGTTGCCCTGGCAACCGGCGAAAGTATTTCGACCGTGAAACGCCTGGGCTTTTTACTGGCAGAGCCAGATGAGCACATTGATCCTGCAGCAGAAGAGTCAGGGCCGTATGTGATCGACTGGGATGAGTTGGAAACCAATCGACTCAACTCTTTAAGACTAGGGGCACGCCATGAACCAGTGGTGGCCTGATCTTCAAACGAGTGAAAGCTGTCGAACTATCCCAGAGGATCTCAGTGCACGGTCGAATGCACTGTCGGCCCTACGACAAATCATGCACGCCGGTCGCATCAAGGGACGACGTTGTGTGAAAAGTAATACACGCCGTAGGAAACGACGTCGCAAACGACAGACGCTCACATAAACAACCAATGTCAATTTTTATCGAAATTCAATCAGGAACGGAAAGACTTTTATGAAACTTTTATTGATCAACAATGATGGCGGTGGTTTCGCTGATTATATCGACGTCCCCGCTGGAACGACGGTGGCACAACTCTTTGAACAGAAGATGGGGGATGCTGTGGCCCGCGATTACCTGATTCGCGTGAACCGCCAGCCCTGTCCTCCAAATCAGTGTTTACAGGACGGGGATCGGATTTCGATTACTCCCACAAAGATTGAGGGGGCGTGGTCCTAGGTTTGTATTTCCTCAGGCTGTCGGGGCTTCGTTCCCGGCAGCCTGTTTTGAGATCACTTTTTTAAAAGAGGAGACTATGAAATATTCAAAAAAACAATTCTGGCGGGCTGCCAGTCATATTTTTCACTGTCTGGTATCAGAAGAATCTCCGACACAATTAAAACAGCCTTTCGAAGTCTGGTGGCACTGTGATCGATTGATTCAGAAATGTCAGCAGGCACAACGTAGAGGTTGGAATCTGGCTGCTTTAAAACTGGAACGAGAACTGAAAACTAGTCTTGCTCAGCTGATCCAGCAACTAACAACTCTGCACGGCAAATTGTCGTCGGATTCACCACAGCAGATTTCCTCTATTGGGGAGCTCTACGCAGAACTGCTGGCTTTAGAAGAAGAATTTGGTGAGGTGAATCTGGATCTCCGAACGCAGAGCATTTCAGTCATCACAGAACGAATTGAACTGGAGGCCATCTATCTGGGCCCCTTTGAGATTTGCCTTGACTATGGAAA
The sequence above is a segment of the Gimesia algae genome. Coding sequences within it:
- a CDS encoding MoaD/ThiS family protein, which translates into the protein MKLLLINNDGGGFADYIDVPAGTTVAQLFEQKMGDAVARDYLIRVNRQPCPPNQCLQDGDRISITPTKIEGAWS
- a CDS encoding IS91 family transposase, which encodes MTRPRWELADVVRQYGMEYLKRYTTSVAQRRVMRALQNCRTAVLGGHVETCRSCDHRQISYNSCRNRHCPKCQGSACAQWMQRRATELLPVPYFHVVFTLPNLLVDLTLANPRLMYGMLFRAASQTLLEVAADPRHLGAEIGFLAVLHTWGQTLMPHPHLHCVVPSGGLAPDRTRWVAGRADFFLPVRVLSRLFRGKFLDLLKQAFAAGKLEFPGRLASAADSADFKRLLNRSVQTEWVVYARPPFGGPESVLKYLARYTHRVAISNSRLLNVADGQVTFRYKDYAQGSRKRTMTLAATEFLRRFLQHVLPDGLMRIRHYGFLANRFRTEKTALCRELLEGAASPTEKHSLEDSPVAGELPAICPSCGQAALHRSQELPSRWERLPAPIAVRASLPASELWEVCDTS
- a CDS encoding tyrosine-type recombinase/integrase, with protein sequence MTPLRQRMIEDMELRNLSPKTIILYVDNVSRFARHFGKSPEALGPEAIRTYLLYLVQDRQVAWGTYKQVLASLRFLYRNTLHRGEIVHDIRCPRPERHLPEVLSFDEVRRFFQAVHSFKHRTILMTAYASGLRISEAVRLRICDIDSQRMVIRIVQGKGKKDRYTLLSPLLLQMLRYYWWAARPVDWLFLGPSRIKPITVGTVQRVCRDARSEAGLDKAVTPHILRHSFATHLLEAGTELRVIQELLGHASLRTTAIYTHVSTHLIGRTRSPLELLHEQDQTDTLQEDS
- a CDS encoding DUF1257 domain-containing protein; amino-acid sequence: MSHIVTIQTEVRDAEALGLACRRLDLGEPVHESVPLFSGEATGYCVRLPDWRYPVVFDVDQGQVRYDNFEGRWGEPGQLNRLLQFYGVEKCRLEARRKGHSVLENQLSDGSIKLTIQLGEGHANN
- a CDS encoding AAA family ATPase; its protein translation is MLLSERLAENVRACFTGIWIQSHEHDEALLEMARLCHTEDWRLLSWDIDRGLQGTELAEDGDTSLPDPLAAIHSLSSQADPDRPTLLVLKNFHRFIDSPEIIQALTQQINLGKQARTFIVVLSSLVQIPTELEKLFVCLEHDLPDRDQLLEIARSIATETGELPEGPELERVLDAASGLTRYEAEGAFSLSLVRHSRIEASVVLELKSQTLLKSGMLSLHQGSESFDGLGGLEALKAFCRCALRPRPQDATVVRPRGVLLLGVPGTGKSAFAKALGKETGRPTLTLDVGALMGSLLGQTEERTRRALQIVDAMQPAILFIDEVEKGLSGSASSGQSDSGVSTRMLGTLLSWLNDHTSDVFVVCTANDISKLPPEFVRAERFDALFFLDLPGDDQKQAIWRLYRDLFGLTSDQRLPDDRHWTGSEIRACCRLAALLDVPLIKAAENVVPVAVTAAESVARLRRWASKRCLSAEQPGVFSNDERSGSRSRGNLSHDPHRN
- a CDS encoding DUF2997 domain-containing protein — its product is MQTIEIIISTDGQSRIETRGFTGSRCKDASRFLETALGKVSSEKLTAEYHQTVQHQPNHLTQEN